A region of Chloracidobacterium sp. DNA encodes the following proteins:
- a CDS encoding dockerin type I repeat-containing protein: MNKVYPSLHGVLIRRLHVRSFFVGTLVLLLGILALSQIGERVVNADKNSGQANLKTVRESGKSGDESSGNTAAPLSGILNIDGTIKKGSVGSFDPKGFQMSYGPNGEPRFVSESSTLSPSASCIDGWDDRFAFPGTDLSINALAVSGSSLYIGGLFSKAGGLDVNRVAKWDGTTWSALGSGISGTNGTVYALAVFGTDLYVGGEFTTAGGVTVNRIAKWDGANWSALGSGLTGVSVLAMAISGSDVYVGGRFTSADGTTLNNVAKWDGTSWSALGTGTSGGSFGRVFALAVSGSDLFVGGEFTTAGGVPASRIAKWDGSNWSAVGSGTDGSVNAFAVSGKDLYVGGEFITAGGITVNHIAKWDGISWSALGSGTSGGIGNGPVNSLAMSGGALYVGGRFVMAGGVTVNRIAKWDGTNWSAFGSGTPAGVVSALATSGNDLYAGGLIRNMNDFTMTVNNIAKWNGTTWTSLGLGPDNSVGAVAVSGNDVYIGGAFQSVGGVTANYIAKWNGTSWTSLGTGTNDFVVALAISGSNIYAGGYFTTAGGVTVNHIAKWDGMSWSALGTGTNENVLALTMSGNDLYAGGAFSAAGGTTMNGIAKWDGTSWSAMGSGVIGVVQAIAVSGNDIYVGGNFSTAGGVTVNRIARWNGSNWSALGAGVGSSGDEVFAIAVSGSNVYAGGLFSSASGTPANRIAKWDGVSWSSLGSGTNGGVFAIEATGSDLYVGGTFTVAGGVTVNRVAKWDGINWSALGMGTNGGVDDIAVSGTDIYVGGTFTTAGCHASVGFARYDSATGPTPTNTNTPTQTATTTPTATATHTPLISGTITYGNAIGAPMPRPVSNVTVSATGPSNIFTTTIFPSGDYLLSGFLLGTYIVTPTKTGGVNGITSFDAARIAQHVAGSNILTGNALIVADVSDNGSVSSFDAAQIARLVAGTPPFGVAGTWRFVPVNRVYASVVGSIVGEDYSALLMGEVSGNWTNTGASPVTDGKVELLD, from the coding sequence ATGAATAAAGTTTATCCCTCACTTCACGGAGTTCTCATCCGACGGCTTCATGTCCGGTCATTCTTTGTTGGCACCTTAGTATTGCTTTTAGGAATCCTTGCGCTTTCTCAAATTGGAGAACGAGTTGTAAATGCCGACAAGAACAGTGGACAGGCAAATCTCAAAACAGTCCGCGAATCCGGCAAATCCGGTGACGAATCTAGTGGGAATACCGCTGCACCGCTTTCGGGTATTTTGAATATTGACGGCACGATCAAAAAAGGCTCTGTCGGCAGCTTTGACCCGAAAGGCTTTCAGATGTCATACGGCCCAAATGGCGAGCCGCGGTTTGTCTCCGAAAGTTCGACTTTATCTCCATCGGCCAGTTGCATTGATGGATGGGACGATCGTTTTGCATTTCCTGGCACCGATCTGTCTATCAATGCGTTAGCTGTCTCAGGAAGCAGTCTCTACATCGGTGGACTATTCAGTAAAGCGGGTGGATTAGATGTGAACCGCGTCGCAAAATGGGATGGAACTACTTGGTCAGCTCTCGGATCGGGAATCTCGGGTACTAATGGCACTGTCTATGCGCTTGCTGTATTTGGTACCGATCTATACGTTGGGGGGGAATTCACAACCGCAGGCGGTGTAACGGTGAACCGAATTGCAAAATGGGACGGTGCAAATTGGTCGGCACTCGGTTCGGGGCTAACAGGCGTAAGTGTTCTTGCGATGGCAATATCAGGCAGTGACGTGTACGTAGGCGGGCGGTTTACTAGCGCAGACGGAACCACACTAAACAACGTTGCAAAATGGGACGGGACTAGCTGGTCGGCTCTTGGAACGGGTACAAGTGGCGGGAGTTTTGGCCGTGTGTTTGCGCTTGCTGTATCCGGTAGCGATCTGTTCGTTGGGGGCGAATTCACAACGGCCGGTGGAGTGCCAGCCAGCCGAATAGCAAAATGGGATGGAAGCAACTGGTCCGCCGTCGGTTCGGGAACAGATGGCTCAGTCAACGCTTTTGCCGTGTCCGGCAAAGACCTGTACGTAGGTGGTGAGTTCATTACTGCGGGAGGCATAACCGTAAACCATATTGCAAAATGGGATGGAATAAGTTGGTCAGCGCTCGGATCAGGAACGAGTGGAGGCATTGGCAATGGTCCTGTCAATTCGTTGGCGATGTCAGGAGGCGCTTTGTACGTGGGCGGTCGTTTTGTGATGGCGGGAGGAGTGACAGTAAATCGTATCGCTAAATGGGATGGGACAAACTGGTCGGCGTTTGGATCCGGAACGCCAGCTGGAGTTGTAAGTGCCCTTGCAACATCGGGTAATGATTTGTATGCAGGAGGTTTGATTCGCAACATGAACGATTTCACGATGACCGTGAATAATATCGCAAAGTGGAACGGGACAACATGGACTTCTCTAGGGTTGGGGCCAGACAACTCAGTCGGAGCGGTAGCAGTTTCCGGCAACGATGTTTACATTGGAGGAGCTTTCCAAAGCGTGGGCGGCGTGACCGCGAACTACATCGCAAAGTGGAATGGAACGAGTTGGACATCTCTTGGAACGGGCACAAACGATTTTGTTGTTGCTCTTGCTATATCCGGTAGCAACATTTACGCCGGGGGCTATTTCACCACCGCAGGCGGAGTCACGGTGAATCATATTGCGAAATGGGATGGTATGAGTTGGTCCGCTTTGGGAACCGGAACAAATGAGAATGTACTTGCCCTTACCATGTCCGGTAATGACTTGTACGCCGGGGGCGCCTTTAGCGCTGCTGGGGGAACGACAATGAATGGTATTGCGAAATGGGATGGAACGAGTTGGTCTGCAATGGGTTCTGGAGTAATCGGCGTCGTTCAAGCCATTGCAGTATCCGGCAACGACATTTATGTAGGCGGAAACTTTTCTACGGCAGGTGGAGTGACTGTAAATCGAATTGCAAGGTGGAATGGTTCCAATTGGTCCGCCCTCGGGGCGGGTGTTGGATCATCAGGTGACGAAGTTTTTGCAATCGCGGTATCTGGTAGTAATGTGTACGCTGGAGGCCTGTTTAGCAGTGCGAGCGGCACGCCCGCAAACCGCATTGCGAAATGGGACGGAGTTAGTTGGTCATCTCTTGGATCAGGAACAAATGGCGGCGTCTTTGCTATCGAAGCGACAGGTAGTGATTTATACGTTGGCGGCACGTTTACTGTTGCTGGTGGCGTAACGGTAAACCGAGTTGCAAAATGGGACGGAATAAACTGGTCGGCTCTTGGGATGGGCACGAATGGGGGCGTGGATGACATCGCCGTTTCCGGCACCGATATATACGTCGGCGGAACGTTTACTACTGCTGGTTGTCACGCGTCGGTAGGCTTCGCTCGTTACGATTCGGCGACGGGACCGACGCCGACAAATACAAATACTCCGACACAGACTGCTACTACTACACCGACCGCAACAGCGACTCACACACCTTTGATCTCTGGAACTATTACGTACGGCAATGCGATCGGTGCGCCGATGCCGCGTCCTGTCTCGAATGTGACTGTCAGTGCTACCGGGCCGTCTAATATTTTTACTACTACCATTTTTCCAAGCGGTGATTATTTGCTTTCGGGATTTCTTTTGGGAACTTATATAGTCACTCCGACAAAGACGGGCGGCGTGAACGGCATCACTTCGTTTGACGCCGCGAGGATCGCACAGCACGTTGCGGGCAGCAACATCCTGACCGGCAATGCGCTGATCGTGGCGGACGTGAGCGACAACGGCAGCGTGTCTTCGTTCGATGCGGCGCAGATCGCCCGTCTCGTCGCGGGTACACCGCCGTTTGGTGTTGCGGGAACGTGGAGGTTTGTGCCCGTGAATAGAGTTTATGCATCGGTCGTAGGCAGTATTGTAGGAGAAGATTATTCGGCATTGCTGATGGGCGAGGTTTCGGGAAACTGGACTAATACGGGTGCGAGTCCGGTCACTGACGGAAAGGTCGAGCTGTTGGATTAG